From Triticum aestivum cultivar Chinese Spring chromosome 4A, IWGSC CS RefSeq v2.1, whole genome shotgun sequence, a single genomic window includes:
- the LOC123086906 gene encoding uncharacterized protein, whose protein sequence is MVIYAILSFIITLCVLQCGTLSEVYEFPCNMMDPSSSATYNKCCQKVLHPRDLKKLDQYSLHLLVLVAGPANMVEGILRHSELHAHLNLLRQAAYNPAPPVCIGSKKESRFLARSFFHKYQLEIFDDAMRILGSLPKVCEEEQNCQ, encoded by the exons ATGGTTATCTATGCTATTCTCAGCTTCATTATTACTCTCTGCGTGCTCCAATGTGGCACATTGTCTGAAGTGTATGAATTTCCGTGTAACATGATGGATCCTTCATCTTCAGCTACCTATAACAAGT GTTGTCAAAAAGTCCTACATCCCAGGGATTTGAAGAAGCTGGATCAATACTCGCTTCATCTCCTTGTGTTAGTTGCAGGACCTGCAAACATGGTAGAAG GAATTCTTCGTCATTCTGAGTTGCATGCCCATCTCAACTTACTAAGGCAGGCAGCATATAACCCTGCTCCTCCAGTGTGCATTGGCAGCAAGAAAGAAAGTAGGTTTCTAGCGAG GAGTTTCTTCCACAAGTATCAACTTGAGATCTTTGATGATGCCATGAGAATTTTGGGTTCTCTTCCAAAAGTGTGTGAAGAAGAACAAAACTGTCAATAA